One Fibrobacter sp. DNA window includes the following coding sequences:
- a CDS encoding sigma-70 family RNA polymerase sigma factor yields MQSNILESNYIKNLPLVNYFLRKQFGPVIPEDVQCAGRIGLFFGISKYDENKGMLTPFLKEYITGFALREFQRQRFFKIPEADRGKRKVVVEAIRILEQRFQRSPTQEEITEHTGISDGEVMNALEEIEPVSLDSPAGEDGAMINTIAYPEESPRLKESVSEAINKLKPNEKAIICLYFWGGFSLTEISEKMNVTPQRIQRIKEDALKKLKKEIKL; encoded by the coding sequence ATGCAGAGTAATATTCTGGAAAGTAACTATATAAAAAACCTGCCATTGGTGAACTATTTCCTCAGAAAGCAATTCGGGCCGGTTATTCCGGAAGATGTGCAGTGCGCCGGCAGGATCGGGCTGTTTTTTGGGATATCCAAGTACGATGAAAACAAAGGTATGCTTACCCCGTTTCTCAAGGAATATATCACAGGATTTGCTCTCCGGGAATTTCAGCGACAGCGGTTTTTTAAGATCCCAGAGGCAGACCGGGGAAAACGAAAGGTTGTAGTTGAAGCAATTCGGATCCTTGAACAGCGGTTTCAGAGATCCCCTACCCAGGAGGAGATTACAGAGCATACCGGCATATCAGACGGTGAGGTAATGAATGCCCTGGAGGAAATAGAACCGGTCTCACTCGACAGTCCGGCCGGTGAAGATGGTGCAATGATAAACACTATTGCTTACCCGGAAGAGAGCCCGCGACTTAAAGAATCAGTTTCAGAGGCAATAAACAAACTGAAGCCGAACGAGAAAGCAATAATCTGTTTGTATTTCTGGGGCGGCTTCTCATTGACAGAGATTTCAGAGAAAATGAACGTTACTCCTCAGAGAATTCAACGAATCAAAGAGGATGCCTTGAAGAAATTAAAGAAAGAGATTAAGCTTTAA